Part of the Paenibacillus terrae HPL-003 genome is shown below.
CATCCTGTTCAGGTATTGTATTCACGGGTTGAATCCCCCCTTATCTTTATTTTGAACAAATATACATAGGCATCTACCACAAAGTAGAGAGACATGGCACCGAAAACAATCAATTCAGATAGCAGAAATTCAGACGGGTTTTGATGCGCAATATGAAAGGCTGCCAATAAAGTCACAGCTCCGGCCAGCAGCCCGAACATAAATTTGCGTCTGCCCACCAACACATGCACATGAACAAAGAACAGCACGATAGAAAACAGCCAATACACCCATCCTCCCAGCGGAAGATAGGCTTCTGCCGACTGGTATGAAGACCCGAATAGTACGGGAATAGAGGGTGGGAATACAAAGGTGGTGCCCACATATACACAGATAGCTGCAACAGCCATTAATCCGGCATAGACGGCAACCAGCTTGCCCAGGGCTTGGCGATCATGACCCTGCGCACCGAGCTTTGGAATAAAGGCGGCAATCAGGCTGTACGACACGTAATAGACCAACTGGCTGTATTTCAGTGCAATCGCATAGCCACTGGCCTGTTCGGGAAAATAATGCTGCACATATAACATGTCAATAGAGATGCAGAACAAAATAAATAAATTCGTAATAAGACTATCCGTAAAATCCTGGCCCAGTGATTTCCATAGTCCGGAAGGTATACGTTCCTTGGTGTGACCGAGTAAGGATAAGCCCCGAACCGAAACAGCCCAGCCGTGAAGCAGCGACAGCAGCATCCCCCCACAGCTTGCCAGCAGTAAGGCTTCCAGCTTAAGTCCTGATGCAGCCAGCATAAAAAACAGGCTCAGCTTTCCTAAAACCTCAATGTAATAGTTCACATTCAGCGCCAGCATGCGTTCCCTGCCCTGTAGATCTCCACGGCAAGAGCTGACGAGAATATGCAGCCCTACCAAGCCATACAGCATGAACAGCGGGCTGGACTCGACACCTAATAGCGAGCGCAGCAGCGGATGAAACGCCAGCAAAATGACCATGGCAAGCGCGGTTAGCAGCAGTGGTGCTTTTAGCAATAGGGAACCGAGTGGCAGTCTACGCAGTGGAAGCTTCTTATCTCCCTTGGAGACCAGTTTGGCTGTTAATAGCTGAATAGACAGGCCCAAAACGGACAAAAGTGCAAAGAGGGCCAGCAGCGCATTCGCCTGACCATAAGCTTGTCCGGTAAGATACCAGCTCGCTGCAATATGGAAGAAAAAATTAAATCCGTTCAGCAGCACATTAAATAGAGGAAACATCAACGTTCGCAAGCGGTTTGTCACGTTCTTATCTCACCCGCCGATCCAGTCGCCAAATATCAATGATGGAGCGCAAAAAACGAATGGAATCTTTCCAGACATGGATGTGCGATCCATCCCGGTCAATACACTTGACAGGTAATTGCAGCACTCGAAGCTGGAGTCGCTTGGCGATAAACATCATTTCCAGATCCAGCGCCAGCCCGAGTTGTTCCTTCAAATGCGGGAACATCCGCTTTACAGCGACCGAACTCATCACTTTAAGCCCTGTTTGGGAATCCACCACGCCTGTCGGTAAAAAAGGCCGGGAAATGACACGTTTGCCAAAACTGACTACAGACCGTAATAAGGAACGGTTTTCGGCTGTCATATCCTTGGTTCCAATCACCACATCATAGTAGCCCTGCCGAACGACATTAATCATTTTGGCGATATCCTCAATAAAAAAGGAATCGTCCGCGTCCACAAATACGTAGTAATCCGCGCCGATGGTGCGCATCCCTTCCAAATACGTTCCAGCCTTGCGGGTATTGCGTCCCAGTTCCCTGGTTTGAAGCAGCGGGCTCAGATTCTGATTAATCCGGTTCACGGACAGGTCTGTCGCCGCCTCCAGCGCTTTGATCAAGGCATTCGTACCATCATGACTGCCATCATCAATGAGATAAATAGAGCCCTCCACAATATGACTGCGGATAAAGGCTTGCAGCCGTTCAGCAAACTTCTTGACATGCACAAAACGCTGCTCCTCGTTATATACAGACAAGATGAAAGCAATATGCTGGCTTTTGGCCGAATACTCGGGATAGAGCAAGCTTTGAATTTCGGAAAGCATCTCTTCGTTGTCATTGGCTTGCCAAAACAGCAGGCGCAAACGACCTATTCCGGTAATCTGCACCATATGCTGATCACTGAACGGATGCGATACATCCGTCACCAGTAACAGTGGCATCTGCGGAAAGCGACTACGGATCTGATTCGCTACCCGTACAGCCTGTCCAGGCTCCCTGTAATCAATCAGGCAGCAGCATGCGTCTTCATAGACTAAAGTGGCCTCCTGATCCTCGCACTGTATATACTCGTAAAAATAAATCACATTGGGATAATCAATAGCCCTGTGGTTATCGCTAAAAATGGCTATAGGTCCCTGCACACAAACATCTCCTTTTCCTCCGGGTAGTTCTATTTTGTTGAAAAGGAATTAAAAATGTTTGCTTATAGGGATTAAACATGGCTGCTAATCCTTCATATTTTTTTAACAAAATATCTGACATACCATGATACATATGGATAATGTCGAATTGAGACTGATATTTCACATTTAGCAGAAAACAAGCATTTAGACCTACTTTTCCCTGTAAAAATAAGTGTCAAAAGACCTCGCACTCCATTCTTCATATATAGTTCTTTTTGATCAAAACCCGAATGAATTATGGTTATTTTGTCATATAAAAATAGGCGAATAAAACAGATTCACACGTCCATACTATGGACAACATGTCATCTTTCGTCACGAATAGTCATTAATATGAAGTGAAAGAAGGTTATTTCTATGGAAGCATTTTATGTAAATAAGGACGGATCATTATCCACCCCGCTACGGGGAAAGGATGTATTAGCCAATCCTCTTTTGAACAAGGGGGTCGCTTTTACCGAAGAGGAACGCAAAGAACTGGGTCTTGAAGGAATTCTTCCGCCAACCATCCTTTCTCTGGAGAAACAGAGCGTCCGGGCGTACCAGCAATTTTTGGCACAACCGACCATGCTGCGCAAAAACGCTTTCCTGAATGACCTTCACAATCGAAATGTCGTGCTGTACTATCGGCTGCTAACCGACCATTTGAGTGAGATGCTGCCCGTAGTGTACACACCTACGGTGGGGACCGCGATTCAGGAATATAGTCATGAGTATAATCGCCCCGGAGGCGTCTATTTGTCGATTGATGACCCGAACGGCATCGGACAAGCATTCTATAATTCTGGCTTGACTGGTGAGGATGTGGATCTGATTGTAGTGACGGATTCCGAAAGTATTTTGGGGATCGGTGACTGGGGAGTGGGAGGCATTAATATTGCGATTGGCAAGCTGGCTGTGTATACGGCTGCGGCAGGGATTCACCCAGGGCGGGTGCTGCCGATTGTGCTGGATGTGGGCACGAATAATGAAAAGCTGCTGAATGATCCGCTGTATATCGGCAACCGCCATAAACGGGTTCGCGGAGAGGCTTATAACCAGTTTATCGATACCTTTGTCAGCAAAACGTTAGCTCAATTCCCAAAGGCACTTTTACATTGGGAAGACGTGGGTAGTGTGAATGCACGCCATATTATTGGAAAATACGGCCAAAGCATTCTTACATTTAACGATGACATCCAGGGTACGGGAGCCGTAACCTTGGCTGCAATTCTCTCGGCAGTAGGCGTCACCAAGGTTCCGCTGCGTGAGCAAAAAGTGCTTGTCTTCGGCCCGGGGGCAGCGGGAATCGGCAACGCCGACCAAATCCGGGGAGCCATGATCGTGGACGGCCTTGCAGAGGAGGATTCCTTCAAGTCGTTTTGGGCATTTGATTATCGCGGTCTGCTAACAGACGATATGGAGGATGTATTGGATTATCAGAAACCGTATGTGCGCAAAAATGAAGAAGTCAGCTCATGGACCCGGTCTGATGACGGCAAAATACCGCTGCTAGAGGTCATCCGTCAGGTGAAACCTACGATATTGATCGGAACCTCCGGCGTAGCAGGTGCCTTTACAGAAGAGATTATCAAAGAAATGACCAAGCATGTAGAGCGCCCAATTATTATGCCCATGTCAAACCCCACGAACCTTGCAGAAGCCGTTCCGGAGGATTTGATCCGATGGACAGATGGCAAGGCATTGATCGCTACCGGAAGCCCCTTTGAACCTGTCAGCTATAACGGAACAAAATTTGAAATTGGACAAGCGAATAACGCCTTTGTTTTCCCAGGGCTTGGTCTGGGTGCGATTGTGGTCAAGGCTAAAAGAATCACACCCGCCATGTTTACTGCTGCGGCAGACGCTGTTGCCAATGGGGTGGACACCGATAAACCCGGAGGTGCATTGCTTCCCAACATCCGAAGATTACGGGATGTATCGTTTGCCGTTGCTGTTGCAGTAGGAAAAGCCGCGATTCAGGATCAGGTGGCTCAGGCACGCATTTCAGATATCGAGCAAGCCGTTCGGGATGCGATGTGGAAGCCGGAATATGCGAAGGTAAAAGCAGTGGAAAACGTAATACAGCACCCTCATTAATAGGGCTTTCAGGAGGAGCAATCCATGAGTGTCGGACATATCTTTTATATTTTGGTGCCTATTTTCTTCGTCATTATTTTAGGGTGGTTAGCAGGCCATTACAAAAGCTTCGATGCCTCTTCCTCGAAAGCCTTAAATTCACTGGTTACCAAATTTGCGCTGCCCGCGCATTTATTCATCGGCATTACGACCACCAGCAGGAAATCCCTTATAGAGCAATGGCCTTTCTTGCTGGCTCTGTTCATGGGTATTGTCGGCTTTTATGCAGTCCTCCTGCTGTTGGGCTGGTTTGCGGGGAAGCAATCGGTAAAGGATGCATCCATGTTTGCTTTGAACTCGGCCCAGCCGACGTTTGCCTTTATGGGCATTCCAGTGCTAGGTGCCATCTACGGTTCCTCTGCTGTAGCTATTCCGATTGCGATTACGGGGATCGTAGTCAATGCCGTTCTTGATCCGGCGGCTACCATTATAGCTACCGTTGCCAGCCGGAACTCAGGCAAAGAGCGGAATGGTCCCCTCGGAAAGCTTATTTGGGACTCCATTCTCCACGGTTTAAGAGAACCGCTGGCGCTGGTGCCGCTGATTGGTGTGATTTTGACCCTGTTCGGCTTCCACTCCCCTGATTTGTTGAACAAATCGTTCAATCAAATCGGGGATATTACGTCTGGGGCCGCTTTATTCGCGGTCGGTGTGACCATTGGCGTGCGCAATATCAGTTTCAGCATAACCGCCATTGCCATCGCGCTGTTAAAAACGATTGTACAGCCTCTATTAATGCTGCTGATTGCCTACCTGTGCGGCCTTTCATCTGCCGATACGGTGAAGGCGGTCTTACTCGTCTCCTTCCCAGGCTCAGCTGTCGCTGCCATGATTGCTATGCGTTTTGAAAGTCTGGAATCGGAAACGGCCTCTGCTTTCGTCATCAGTGCCATCATTTCACTCGTTACACTGCCTGTGCTCATTTCCCTGCTGGTGTAAATCATTTCCTATTAGACATTGGAGCTTGCCGCAAATTCCTTCGTGTAGATAGAACTGACCATTAACACTAGAGTGACTCCAGGTCAAGCACAAACTGCCGCAGAGCGAATGGATGACGGTTTGACATAACGTATGAACGAATGTACAGTAATAGTCAAAAGAATAGGAAGTCCACTAGGGGAGCCGCTTATGGCTGAGACAAGAACGTATCTTGGACCCTTTGAACCTGATCTAGTTCGTACTAGCGTAGGAAAGTGGAGCCTTCGTATATAAGGTCCCTCGTGCTTTTTTGCGCATTGGACCTATGATGAAGCCGCTCCAGTTTTCGGGGCGGCTTTTTAGCGCTGTTCCGGAATTGCATTCTTGCGGGACTTCCTGCTCTTCATTTTGTTGGAGGTGGGGAAATGAGCTTTACACAAGAGCTCCGTCGGCAGGCGGACGGCATTTTTCAAGCGATTTTTGAGCATCCCTTTGTGAGAGGTATTGCTGAAGGGAGTTTGACAAGAGAACAGCTGATTCACTATGTAAAACAGGACTTTGAATATCTGAACGCCTACATGCGGATATACGGCATTGCGATCTCCAAATGCACGAGCCGGGAGGACATAGCTGCATTTAACGAACAAATCTCTTTTATCCTCCACAGTGAGATTCATCCGCATCAAAATTTCTGCGCTGTCGCAGGTGTGACCTATGAAGAGTTGCAGGGATATCCGCTTTCTCCGTCCGCTCATCATTATATCCGTCACATGCTGACAGTCGCGCATGAGGGCAGTCTTGGCGAGATCATGGCCGTGCTGCTGCCGTGTCCGTGGACATATCTTGAGATTGGCCGCAGGCTGCTGGATGAGGTTAGACCTGACGAGTCCCACCCGTTCTATGAATGGATCAACTTCTACCAGTCTGAAAATCTAACAACCAAGTTTCGAGAACGTGTGGATGCTTGGGCGGAAGGCGCAACGGCTGCCGAGCGCGAGCGGATGATTGAGTATTTTATGCTAAGCTGCCAGTTGGAATATATGTTCTGGGATATGGCTTATAAGCAGGAAGAATGGCCGGCCCAGATGCAGGCTGCGGTCGGGTCAACGATATGAGTACATGGGAAAAGGATTGTTCGGAGCTTCTGACAAAGGTACACAGCAACAACCCCCTCGTTCACAATATGACCAATGTGGTGGTCACCAACTTTACGGCTAACGGCCTATATGCGCTGGGCGCTTCGCCGGTGATGGCTTATGCACCCGAGGAAGTTGCGGATATGGCAAAAATAGCAGGTGCCGTCGTTTTAAACATCGGTACGCTGAACCGCGAACTGGTCGATGCTATGATCACTGCCGGACAATCGGCGAATGCACATGGCGTTCCGGTTCTGCTAGATCCGGTCGGTGCGGGAGCAACGCGCTTTAGAACGGAGTCGGCATTGCGAATCCTGAGCGAAGTCAACATCTCACTGGTACGGGGCAATGCGGCCGAAGTCGCCCATCTTATCGGGGAAGCCCATGAAATTAAAGGCGTAGACGCTGCTGAGAGTGCCAGTAGCAGTCATGTCGATCTGGCAGTTCGGGCTGCGCGGGCGCTTAATACCATCGTTGTCATCACTGGAAAAGAGGACGTCATCACCGATGGGGCCGAAGTACGAATGATTTGTGGCGGGGACGCGCTACTTACGAAAGTAACCGGAGCAGGCTGCCTGCTGACCTCTGTGTTGGGTGCCTTTGCTGCCGTTGAGCCTGATCTGCTGCTCGCAGGGACAGCAGGCTTGGCATTTTACAGTGCAGCTGCTTCCCGAGCCGCCGCGCTTACAGCAGAGCAGGGACCCGGCAGCTTCCAGATTGCCTTTCTCGATGAGCTTGCCAAGCTGCATGCGGGCTCGCTGGAGGGCCATGTATCGATTCGTGAAGCCGGAACAACGACAGCAGGTGGTACGCGATGATAGACGTTCGTGTACCCAGAGCACTGACGATTGCCGGCTCAGACAGCGGCGGCGGGGCCGGAATTCAGGCCGATATTAAAACCTTTCAGGAGCTTGGCGTATACGGCATGTCGGCGATTACGGCCATTACCGTGCAGAATACCTTGGGGGTTCATGGCGTATATCCGCTGCCACAGGAAGCGGCAGCGGAGCAGATCGAGGCTGTAGGATCAGACCTTGGCGTGGATGCCCTGAAGACTGGCATGCTGTTTGATGCGGGCATCATCCGTCTTGTGAGCGGGCAGATTCGAAAGTTCGGCTGGGAAAAGGTCGTCGTCGATCCCGTGATGATTGCCAAGGGAGGCGCAGAGCTGCTGCAATCGGAAGCAGTGCAGGCTTTGCAGGACGACCTGCTCCCCTTGGCTCTGGTTGTTACGCCGAATATCCCGGAAGCGGAAGCCCTGACAGGGATCAGCATCCGTACGATGGAGGATCGCCGCGAGGCTGCGAGACATATTAGCCATATGGGCCCAAAATTCGTCGTGATCAAGGGCGGTCACGCTGACGAAAGCGAGAACAGCGGGCAGATTGTTGACCTGCTCTTTGACGGAGCCACCTTTACAGAGCTAAGCGGCAAGCGGGTACGGACTGTCCATACACACGGAACAGGGTGTACCTTCTCGGCAGCGATCACCGCCGAACTAGCAAAAGGGATGTCTGTACCGGAGGCTATCTCGAATGGTAAAGCCTTTATCCAGGCGGCGATTGAAGAACCTTTGCAGCTTGGACAGGGACATGGCCCCACCAATCATTGGGCCTTCCGCCGTCGTCAGGAGATGCTTCTATGAGCAGCAGAATATTGTCAGAGGCGGTGCGCCGCCATCTACAGATGTACCTGGTGCTTGGAAGCGTGAATTGCCTCGCGGAACCAAGCTGGGTTGTGCAGGAGGCTCTGGCTGGCGGCGCAACCATGGTCCAGTTCCGGGAAAAGGGCCGTGGTGCATTAACAGGCGCCCCTATGATTGAACTGGCACGCCGGCTACAAGACCAGTGCCGCCGTATGGGGATTCCCTTCATCGTGAATGACGATGTAGAGCTGGCTCTTGAGCTTGACGCCGACGGCGTTCACATCGGCCAAGACGACGAATCGGCCGATTCCGTCCGCGAGCGGATCGGAAACCGGATTCTCGGCGTCTCCGCCCATACGATTGAGGAAGCCCGCCGCGCCATCCTGCAAGGTGCAGACTATCTCGGCGTGGGGCCCATCTATCCGACCATCTCCAAGGATGATGCCAACGCCGTGCAGGGTCCGGCCATATTGCATGAGCTGCGCAAAGCGGGAATGGATGTGCCGATCGTCGGGATCGGGGGCATTACGGTGGATCGTGTAGAGGAAGTGGTACGTGCGGGTGCGGATGGTGTAGCAGTGATTTCGGCCGTGACGCGGGCAGAGCAAATTCGGACTGCGGTCGAGGAATTGAAGAAAAAGGTAGTGTTGTACATCTAACATCCGGAGGTGTCTTAAAAACCATACAATAGCAAATGGGAAAGCATCTTGCTTTTGTGGGCAAACGGACCGTTGTTCCAGTCGCTATTGTCTTCAGATGATCAGATACTTTTTGGATAACACAAAAATGGGGAGCGGAATAATCTGCTTCCCGCTGCCCAATTTATTTTCGATTTTGACTTAAAATAAATTTGCTACTTCTCAGCAGCATGAGCAATTCCTTGATAGTGATGAGCAAGGGCTTTGTGATAATATTCTTTTTCGGCAAACTGAAAAAACAACACTGGATTGTTCGCGTTAGCCATTTTCATACGTTCAAAATGCTCCGCCTTTACAAAATTTTGACCAGCGAGTTGATTAGGGTCGTTATACGTATACATATCACGGTAAAAAACTGTATTGTACAAAATATACACTCCCTGTCTTGTTTTGATGTGTAGACAATAACACTGTATGGTAAACACCCAGTTATGGTCACATGATAAGAGCCCAAAGGTCGGCGTGGGGCCCATCTATCCGACCATATCCAAGGATGATGCCCATGCCGTGCAGGGGCCGGTGATATTGCACAAGCTGCATCAAAGCGGGAATAGATGTGCCGATCATCAAACATCCGGGGGTGTCCCAAGAACTATAAAATGCTATGTATTTTCCTTCGTAGTTTCACACCGTTTTTAAATGAAAAGAGCTGTCTCAGTTGTAGAAAAACCTCCAAATTAATTAATTCATCTTGTTCCGATCCCTATTGATCCACCTTTTGATAGAAATAAACAAAAAAGTAAAAAGCGCAACGAAAAAAATGATACCCACTATTACTATAATCAGAGCAGTAGTCATACTTAACAACTCCTTCCTTTTTTGCTCGTATATCCGTGAAGGCTTCCGACGATCTGCACACTGATATTGTATAATAATTGTAAATGGAGTGAGGGGAGAAAACTATGCTGAACAAGCTGAAGAATCCAATTTTTATTTATCTCACAAGAAACATGGTGGCATAAGTCGCTTTTTCTAATTGGAGAATCCCAATTCCTTATTTATAGCGGCGTAACTTTTAAAGAGATCATACAAAAAGAACGGAATTGATCTGTCCCTCTTTTTGTATGTTTACTGCTGTACATAATTCATTTTATAAGGAGGCCTTTATGAAAATACAAAAAAAATACGTGCTAAGTTTCATAATCCTTTTTGTAGTAATCGTTGTTATAAGAGTCATTTTTGCATCTAAAATAACTATAACCTTTAAGGAAGCGGCTTTGGGGCAAGTATATTTGGAAGAAATTGATACAATTGAACTCATTAAATCAGATGATAATTCTACAAACGAAAGAAGATAACCGTGTCAGATCCTAAAGTAATTCATCTAATAATAAATGAACTTTCGCAAGTACAGCTAAAAAAATCCAATTCAGGTTCCCCCTCGTCCGACTCGTACTGGATCACTATAAGATCAAAACAAGAAAGAAAACTTGGATTAACCATTTTAGGAGAGAAAAATATAGTAATTTATAAATACAATTCAGCCAATCCTAAAAATAGCATTGTTTCATATGAAATTGTTAGCAGGTATAATGGAAAACTAATACAAGATTTATTCGAATAAATTTTGTTGTAAAAAATAAAAGATGACCGCTTGTCTTAACCAAGGCAAGTGAAACCAGGTGTACACCGAGGACCAGGAAGGATAATAGTCGGCACATCTCGCCATCGTGCCCAGGTACAGGCGACCCACAAGCTGGCTACATGCTTCTTCACACTTGTTCCGAATTCAATGGACTGAACCAGTTAAGTACGAATTGTTTGAGAAGATAATTGAATTTAATATCAAGGATAAGGCTAAGAATCCGAATTTTTGGCGGAAATAGCATAATATCGAAGGAGGAAAACATGGAATTTTTTGTGAAATATTTGGCAGGTATCGATAACCCCGACCACCGCGACCGAACAGAGGAAATTTTGACGTGGATTGCTAATAAATTCCTAAATTTGGAACCGAAAATCAAATGGAATACGCCAATGTTTACAGATCACAGCACATTTATCATCGGCTTTTCCACAGCGAAGCATCATTTGAGCGTTTCACCCGAAGAAGTAGGTATTGCGCACTTTGCCGATGACATTGCACAAGCTGGCTACAGCGCTACCAAAGGCTTGTTTCGAATTCCGTGGAATAAGCCGGTAAATTACGAATTGCTTGAGAAAATGATTGAATTTAATATTCAGGATAAAGCAAAATATACGAATTTTTGGCGGAAATAATGCATCAAGCCTTATCAAAAAAACGCATGACACGAAAAAATGTCATGCGTTTTTTGCAATTCAATTAAGGGGCCGACAGCTCTATAGTAGCCGTATGCGAACGCCCATCAAAATACTTCCCCAGTGTGCGAAGAAAATAAAGTATTAGACTGGAGTCATTGATTTAACGCGGTTTTTGAATTGAATAATCTGTAGCTTATAAAAATTAAGTTTTAGACTGATCCATAAATAAAATCAGCGGTAGTCTAAGACTTGATAAATAAAGTATTAGACTTCTGCCGCTGTTGTCGTTGAACTAACGTTTCCCGTTAGTTCAGTCATGTAGTATTTCTTTCAATATTAATAAAAAGGCTGATACCTTTAAAAGGGTATCAGCCTTTTTTTATGTTGCTCGACAAACTGGAAGTTTGATCAATGGTATTCGGATAAACTCTAGCTAAAAATCTAGTCTTACCTGTCTTTAATATTCATCGACTATCTTTATTGTATTTCCTGTATTTTTCTGCCCAATTTGCAAATGTTTCAATCACAGGTAAAAATTCACTCCCTATTTCAGTTAGATAGTATTCCACTTTTGGTGGTACTTGTTTATAGACTTCACGATGCACGAGTCCGTATTGTTCAAGCATGCGAAGCTCCTTTGTGAGGTTAGCTTCTGTAATATATGGCACTCTCCTTTTAATTTCTCCAAATCGAAGGGTGCCCTGACCTAAAAAGTAGATAATGACCATTGACCATTTTCCATTGATTATCTTTTGTACATCTGCCACAGGACAGCTCAAATCTACGATTTCACTATCTTTCTGTTCCATATTCCCTCCATTACTATCATATTTGATAGTACCTATCAAAAAATAACGTACTTTTCAATAAAATATGTATCAAATATATTATATGTAACAACGAATATATGCAACTATAAAAAATAAATAGTAAGTAAGGAGAATCTATAATGAGAAAAATCTTATTAAATGAATATGGAACTGTAGATGTTCTTCATGAAATCAATGAGCCCGTCCCAACCCCTGGCAAAGGAGAGATACAGATAAAGCTTGTTGCAACAAGCGTTAATGATACAGATATTTTAATCAGGCAAAATGGCCCCTTCCCTACTATGCCCAAAGAATTACGACCTATTCTTCCACACATGCTTGGTGTGGACTTCTCTGGAATTATTACCGCAGTTGGTGAGGGTGTAAGCAAATACCACGTTGGTGATCACGTAATTGGCCTTACAATGAGTGGCACTTATGCTGAGTATCTCATTCTCGACGAAAACAGTCTCCTGGCTAAAGTACCATCAGACCTAGACCTTGTCCCTCTTGGCGGCTTATACGTAACAGCTGCCACTGCTTGGGCTGCTATTGTTTCAAATGGAAAAGTAGAGTCAGGTCAAAAAGTTTTAATTCATGGTGCTGCCGGAGGGGTTGGTAGTATGGCCGCGCAGCTCGCCAAACATTTCGGGGCTTCTGTAATTGGAACAGCTGGCTCCTATTCAAAAGAATACTTGGTGGAATTAGGTGTAGATGAAGTAATCGATTATAGAAGCCAAGATTTTACCAAACTAGTTTCTAATGTAGATCTGGTCGTTAATATAACAGGTCCTGCAACTCTCGAGCAAAGCTATCAAGTAGTAAAGAAAGGGGGACGACTCACTTCTACAAATGGTGTTCCAGACAAAGAAAAAGCCGCCAAAATGGGTATTGAGGCGTCATATACAATGGGAATGATTTCCCCAGAAGACCTTACTTCAATC
Proteins encoded:
- a CDS encoding glycosyltransferase family 2 protein, which gives rise to MQGPIAIFSDNHRAIDYPNVIYFYEYIQCEDQEATLVYEDACCCLIDYREPGQAVRVANQIRSRFPQMPLLLVTDVSHPFSDQHMVQITGIGRLRLLFWQANDNEEMLSEIQSLLYPEYSAKSQHIAFILSVYNEEQRFVHVKKFAERLQAFIRSHIVEGSIYLIDDGSHDGTNALIKALEAATDLSVNRINQNLSPLLQTRELGRNTRKAGTYLEGMRTIGADYYVFVDADDSFFIEDIAKMINVVRQGYYDVVIGTKDMTAENRSLLRSVVSFGKRVISRPFLPTGVVDSQTGLKVMSSVAVKRMFPHLKEQLGLALDLEMMFIAKRLQLRVLQLPVKCIDRDGSHIHVWKDSIRFLRSIIDIWRLDRRVR
- a CDS encoding transporter translates to MTNRLRTLMFPLFNVLLNGFNFFFHIAASWYLTGQAYGQANALLALFALLSVLGLSIQLLTAKLVSKGDKKLPLRRLPLGSLLLKAPLLLTALAMVILLAFHPLLRSLLGVESSPLFMLYGLVGLHILVSSCRGDLQGRERMLALNVNYYIEVLGKLSLFFMLAASGLKLEALLLASCGGMLLSLLHGWAVSVRGLSLLGHTKERIPSGLWKSLGQDFTDSLITNLFILFCISIDMLYVQHYFPEQASGYAIALKYSQLVYYVSYSLIAAFIPKLGAQGHDRQALGKLVAVYAGLMAVAAICVYVGTTFVFPPSIPVLFGSSYQSAEAYLPLGGWVYWLFSIVLFFVHVHVLVGRRKFMFGLLAGAVTLLAAFHIAHQNPSEFLLSELIVFGAMSLYFVVDAYVYLFKIKIRGDSTREYNT
- the tenA gene encoding thiaminase II, which produces MSFTQELRRQADGIFQAIFEHPFVRGIAEGSLTREQLIHYVKQDFEYLNAYMRIYGIAISKCTSREDIAAFNEQISFILHSEIHPHQNFCAVAGVTYEELQGYPLSPSAHHYIRHMLTVAHEGSLGEIMAVLLPCPWTYLEIGRRLLDEVRPDESHPFYEWINFYQSENLTTKFRERVDAWAEGATAAERERMIEYFMLSCQLEYMFWDMAYKQEEWPAQMQAAVGSTI
- a CDS encoding NAD-dependent malic enzyme, which translates into the protein MEAFYVNKDGSLSTPLRGKDVLANPLLNKGVAFTEEERKELGLEGILPPTILSLEKQSVRAYQQFLAQPTMLRKNAFLNDLHNRNVVLYYRLLTDHLSEMLPVVYTPTVGTAIQEYSHEYNRPGGVYLSIDDPNGIGQAFYNSGLTGEDVDLIVVTDSESILGIGDWGVGGINIAIGKLAVYTAAAGIHPGRVLPIVLDVGTNNEKLLNDPLYIGNRHKRVRGEAYNQFIDTFVSKTLAQFPKALLHWEDVGSVNARHIIGKYGQSILTFNDDIQGTGAVTLAAILSAVGVTKVPLREQKVLVFGPGAAGIGNADQIRGAMIVDGLAEEDSFKSFWAFDYRGLLTDDMEDVLDYQKPYVRKNEEVSSWTRSDDGKIPLLEVIRQVKPTILIGTSGVAGAFTEEIIKEMTKHVERPIIMPMSNPTNLAEAVPEDLIRWTDGKALIATGSPFEPVSYNGTKFEIGQANNAFVFPGLGLGAIVVKAKRITPAMFTAAADAVANGVDTDKPGGALLPNIRRLRDVSFAVAVAVGKAAIQDQVAQARISDIEQAVRDAMWKPEYAKVKAVENVIQHPH
- the thiD gene encoding bifunctional hydroxymethylpyrimidine kinase/phosphomethylpyrimidine kinase, with product MIDVRVPRALTIAGSDSGGGAGIQADIKTFQELGVYGMSAITAITVQNTLGVHGVYPLPQEAAAEQIEAVGSDLGVDALKTGMLFDAGIIRLVSGQIRKFGWEKVVVDPVMIAKGGAELLQSEAVQALQDDLLPLALVVTPNIPEAEALTGISIRTMEDRREAARHISHMGPKFVVIKGGHADESENSGQIVDLLFDGATFTELSGKRVRTVHTHGTGCTFSAAITAELAKGMSVPEAISNGKAFIQAAIEEPLQLGQGHGPTNHWAFRRRQEMLL
- a CDS encoding AEC family transporter, translated to MSVGHIFYILVPIFFVIILGWLAGHYKSFDASSSKALNSLVTKFALPAHLFIGITTTSRKSLIEQWPFLLALFMGIVGFYAVLLLLGWFAGKQSVKDASMFALNSAQPTFAFMGIPVLGAIYGSSAVAIPIAITGIVVNAVLDPAATIIATVASRNSGKERNGPLGKLIWDSILHGLREPLALVPLIGVILTLFGFHSPDLLNKSFNQIGDITSGAALFAVGVTIGVRNISFSITAIAIALLKTIVQPLLMLLIAYLCGLSSADTVKAVLLVSFPGSAVAAMIAMRFESLESETASAFVISAIISLVTLPVLISLLV
- the thiM gene encoding hydroxyethylthiazole kinase, translated to MSTWEKDCSELLTKVHSNNPLVHNMTNVVVTNFTANGLYALGASPVMAYAPEEVADMAKIAGAVVLNIGTLNRELVDAMITAGQSANAHGVPVLLDPVGAGATRFRTESALRILSEVNISLVRGNAAEVAHLIGEAHEIKGVDAAESASSSHVDLAVRAARALNTIVVITGKEDVITDGAEVRMICGGDALLTKVTGAGCLLTSVLGAFAAVEPDLLLAGTAGLAFYSAAASRAAALTAEQGPGSFQIAFLDELAKLHAGSLEGHVSIREAGTTTAGGTR